From a region of the Rhizobium sp. CB3090 genome:
- a CDS encoding response regulator transcription factor: protein MRIDQPLRRTAPLSRQHKNEAIEPIVIIVDDDAAVREALSELILSAGLQPVSFASTHEVLDADVLDSPGCLILDVRMPGASGLHLQHHLLESGNAKPIIFLTGHGDIPMTVQAMKAGAVDFLTKPVRDQTLLDAVIAGIALDAARRANALVVKRNIERLVTLTQREREILREVARGRLNKQIAFDLGISAVTVKLHRANAMRKMGAGSIGELIRAWETLPAAMREAGGATF from the coding sequence ATGAGAATTGACCAGCCGCTCCGAAGAACGGCACCGTTGTCGCGGCAGCACAAGAATGAAGCAATCGAACCGATCGTGATCATCGTTGATGACGATGCGGCTGTTCGCGAGGCCTTGTCGGAACTGATCCTCTCGGCGGGCCTGCAGCCAGTGAGCTTCGCCTCGACCCACGAAGTGCTTGATGCCGACGTACTGGACAGCCCCGGCTGTCTGATCCTTGACGTGCGCATGCCGGGGGCGAGCGGCCTTCACCTGCAGCACCATCTGCTGGAAAGCGGTAATGCGAAGCCGATCATCTTCTTAACCGGTCACGGCGACATTCCGATGACCGTTCAGGCGATGAAAGCAGGCGCTGTCGATTTCCTCACCAAGCCGGTACGCGACCAGACGCTGCTCGATGCCGTGATCGCCGGCATTGCGCTCGACGCGGCGCGACGGGCCAATGCTTTGGTCGTCAAGCGGAATATCGAGCGCCTGGTGACACTGACGCAGCGCGAACGCGAAATCCTGCGCGAGGTAGCACGCGGACGCCTTAACAAGCAGATCGCTTTCGACCTAGGGATAAGTGCAGTCACGGTCAAGTTGCACCGCGCAAATGCCATGCGCAAGATGGGAGCCGGCTCCATCGGCGAGCTGATCAGGGCCTGGGAGACGCTGCCCGCCGCAATGCGGGAGGCCGGTGGCGCCACGTTCTAA
- a CDS encoding glucose 1-dehydrogenase, with amino-acid sequence MQHLKDKVAVITGGNSGIGRATAKLFAEEGARVIITGRRQDVVDEAVRDIGDHAIGIVGDVADLEHHREVVDMVENHFGGLDIYMANAGVINLTASHNVTPEDYDRHFAINTRGVFFGVQTIAPLIRDGGSIIVTSSLAATKVLPDHAVYAGSKAAVAAFAKNWAIELKSRRIRVNILSPGPVETEILGKLGVSDAERPAFEDHMASLIPAGRLGQPEELARAALFLASDAGSFVNGIELHADGGMTLA; translated from the coding sequence ATGCAGCACCTCAAAGACAAGGTCGCCGTTATTACTGGCGGCAATAGCGGTATCGGCAGGGCAACCGCCAAGCTTTTCGCCGAAGAAGGCGCGAGGGTCATAATCACCGGCCGGCGGCAGGATGTCGTCGACGAAGCAGTGCGCGATATCGGTGATCATGCCATTGGCATCGTGGGCGATGTCGCCGACCTCGAACATCACCGAGAGGTTGTCGACATGGTAGAGAACCATTTTGGTGGCCTCGATATCTATATGGCCAATGCTGGCGTCATCAATCTCACTGCGTCCCACAATGTGACACCGGAAGACTATGATCGCCATTTCGCCATCAATACGCGCGGTGTGTTCTTCGGCGTGCAGACGATCGCACCGCTGATCCGCGATGGCGGCAGCATCATTGTCACGAGTTCACTCGCCGCGACAAAAGTGTTGCCGGACCACGCCGTCTATGCGGGATCGAAAGCCGCCGTCGCCGCCTTCGCGAAGAACTGGGCGATCGAGCTTAAGTCTCGCCGCATCCGCGTCAACATCCTCAGTCCAGGGCCGGTTGAAACCGAAATCCTCGGCAAGCTCGGCGTATCAGATGCTGAGCGCCCGGCATTCGAGGATCACATGGCATCGCTCATCCCGGCGGGGCGGCTGGGGCAGCCGGAAGAGCTGGCGCGCGCCGCGCTCTTCCTCGCCTCAGATGCGGGGAGCTTCGTCAACGGGATCGAACTTCATGCCGACGGCGGCATGACCCTGGCTTGA
- a CDS encoding NADP-dependent oxidoreductase: MKAIIATDEAAGTAGMSLAERPQPQAAINDVIVEVHASGFVPTELSWPSTWTDRVGQRRTPSIPGHEFAGVVTGLGYGTTGLSVGQRVFGLTDWYRDGTLAEYVVVEARNLAPLPGDVEFTVGASLPISGLTAWQGLFQHGRLQAGESVLVHGAAGAVGSIATQLAREFGAYVIATGRAADRQKSLEFGANEFVDLTNDTLEEIGSVDLVLDMIGGEIQRRSAGLVRPGGTLVSVVGPVEARPADGLAIDFVVESDRVQLSEIVQRVRDGRIRTNIGNISMLNNAVAAFNSTERRTGKTIIRTRA, encoded by the coding sequence ATGAAAGCGATCATAGCAACCGACGAAGCCGCCGGCACGGCCGGCATGTCATTGGCGGAGCGGCCACAGCCGCAGGCGGCGATAAATGACGTCATCGTTGAAGTACACGCGTCGGGCTTTGTACCAACCGAACTGAGCTGGCCCTCCACCTGGACCGATCGCGTCGGCCAAAGACGAACGCCATCAATTCCAGGTCATGAGTTCGCCGGCGTGGTAACGGGTCTCGGCTATGGTACGACCGGCCTGTCGGTGGGACAGCGCGTGTTCGGCCTGACGGATTGGTACCGCGACGGTACCCTGGCGGAATATGTGGTCGTGGAGGCCCGCAACCTCGCGCCGCTACCGGGCGACGTGGAGTTCACGGTGGGTGCCAGCCTGCCGATCTCTGGCCTGACCGCCTGGCAGGGACTGTTCCAACATGGCCGTCTTCAGGCCGGCGAGAGCGTCCTTGTACATGGCGCCGCCGGTGCAGTCGGTTCGATCGCGACGCAGCTGGCTCGCGAATTCGGAGCCTATGTCATCGCTACCGGGCGTGCCGCCGACCGGCAGAAGTCGCTCGAGTTTGGCGCAAACGAGTTCGTCGATCTGACAAATGACACGCTTGAGGAGATTGGGAGCGTCGATCTCGTGCTTGACATGATCGGCGGCGAGATCCAGAGGCGCTCCGCAGGTCTGGTACGACCCGGAGGTACGCTCGTTTCCGTCGTTGGACCGGTTGAAGCGCGTCCCGCCGACGGTCTGGCGATTGATTTCGTGGTCGAATCTGATCGTGTTCAACTCAGCGAAATCGTTCAGCGGGTGCGTGACGGACGCATTCGGACGAACATTGGCAACATCTCTATGCTCAATAATGCTGTCGCCGCATTCAACTCGACGGAGCGCCGGACAGGCAAGACGATCATCCGCACTCGCGCATGA
- a CDS encoding response regulator, protein MEKTRPIVAVVDDDARLLESLEELLESAGYEACCFRSAEHLLARGLSNLDLLITDIGMSGTNGFELRDTVNKARPELPVFLVTGRHEIADQGRAKGIDGFFRKPFDAPALLIAIGEALQKSRHGG, encoded by the coding sequence ATGGAGAAGACAAGACCAATCGTCGCGGTAGTCGATGACGATGCGAGGCTGCTCGAATCGCTGGAGGAACTGCTGGAGTCCGCCGGCTATGAAGCTTGCTGTTTCCGGTCGGCTGAGCATCTGCTCGCCCGCGGCCTGTCGAACCTGGATTTGTTGATCACTGATATTGGCATGTCGGGCACGAACGGCTTTGAGCTTCGTGACACTGTCAACAAGGCGCGTCCGGAACTGCCGGTATTCCTCGTCACAGGCCGCCACGAGATCGCCGATCAGGGCCGTGCCAAAGGCATTGACGGCTTTTTTCGAAAACCATTCGATGCGCCTGCCCTACTCATCGCGATAGGGGAAGCTTTACAGAAATCGAGACATGGAGGGTGA
- a CDS encoding PAS domain-containing protein: protein MTRVWSYRPQLLHLGLFFAAYVLGCGFAQALAIVPGTGISIWPPSGLFIATLMLAPKQSWPWWVLVGGLGELFGNVLWFHSPLPAAILIYAGNALEAMVGAWLVNKALGRPVRLETLREVLVFIALGAGVAPLVSATVGSATLAWFGIFSQTFLGAWPLWWIGDATGVLIVGPLALVVIQNWSSKAKLSVARWLEACVVGLILLGVAALSLGGYLPFAYIVMPPLLWAAVRFEFKGAAVTLALLALITAIFTISGASQFAGNPESQRHNQIMLQLFLAISAFSALIIAAISRQHQLALLTLRQSVEALRDRERELSQIVNMVPVHIRRLTPEGEPTFFNKRLVDFFGLDLQQLKTPGTSQLAANIETLVHPDDAPGLLQAVRHAVATGEPYSMKYRMRRSDGVYRWVDGRGEPLRDEGGKIVQWFAISIDIDDEVRAQEALRQSEQKLQQLIDAVPALIWATTSDGMPSYINKRFRDVTGASLADITAPDGSPSLSVIHPEDADAARQAIQHSFRTGDPYIQRYRQRRTDGTYRWTETRAEPLRDDTGTILQWYGASVDIHDLVIAQEALQQSERRYRDLFHYMPIGLAQVDAGKLVPLFKELRAEAITDLKAYIDKHPEFLARALEALEIEEANRHLTEMLGANDQEEVRGPITRYWQPGLATIRRAIESRYRGEEVFQEETKVARMDGSVMHVVFATARPGAVADKSLVGFIDITERKKAEEALRNRERELSQLVDALPVHIWSWTPAGELAYVNKRSLEDLGLSKANFEDTVRVAQKLVHPEDAPHVLRASANSLKTGEAFMMRYRRRWKDGNYRWIEARAQPLRDQDGAIVHWYQVSIDIDDQVQAEEALKSSKRQLEQMIDTLPINILSFAPSRRMTYASRRYLDNVGPPTPDIEDFDSLARDLAHPEDFPIMFQRAKNGFATGQPFINRFRRRTKDGAYRWIEARAQPLLDADGAIVQWYIISIDIEDEMLAQEALRERERFLWQLVETLPAMIDCAAPNGEPVYRSQQLREFLGYELEDLDGTKKSRLNGTLDAGVHPEDLAGVKEQYARCLSTGEPYARRHRLRRFDGEYRWVETRAAPMRDNEGAIVQWNVICLDVDGEVRMQEELRMAHERLARASQAASLAELSASIAHEVNQPLAAIVANSHACYRWLSADPVNVERAKITTERVIRDANSAAEVVSRVRALFKQSVENRISLSLSGVITEACNLVAGEALRRRIRIDIDVEDKLPPMAVDRVQIQQVLINLIRNGMEAMDAVAGEKTIGVRAHRAGSEVQTEIGDRGDGIEFPDQIFEPFFTTKENGMGMGLAICRSIVEAHGGRLWAEKNEPRGARFIFTLPTVGKAAP, encoded by the coding sequence GCCGCCATTCTGATTTATGCCGGCAACGCGCTCGAAGCCATGGTCGGCGCATGGCTCGTAAACAAGGCTTTGGGTCGGCCGGTTCGGCTGGAAACCCTACGGGAAGTCCTTGTATTCATCGCGTTAGGCGCCGGAGTTGCCCCGCTGGTGAGCGCGACGGTCGGAAGTGCGACGCTGGCGTGGTTCGGCATATTTTCGCAAACCTTCCTAGGCGCGTGGCCTCTCTGGTGGATCGGGGATGCCACTGGGGTCCTGATCGTCGGGCCCCTCGCGTTGGTCGTGATCCAGAACTGGAGCAGCAAGGCCAAGCTATCTGTTGCGCGGTGGCTTGAAGCATGCGTCGTGGGACTTATTCTTCTCGGCGTCGCGGCCCTTTCGCTCGGCGGCTATCTGCCCTTCGCCTATATCGTCATGCCGCCACTGCTTTGGGCCGCGGTGCGTTTCGAATTCAAGGGGGCTGCCGTTACTCTCGCCCTCCTCGCACTCATAACCGCGATCTTCACGATATCCGGCGCCAGCCAGTTCGCCGGAAATCCCGAGAGCCAGCGCCATAACCAGATCATGCTGCAACTCTTCTTGGCGATCTCGGCATTTTCGGCTCTGATCATTGCCGCCATATCGCGGCAGCACCAGCTCGCCTTGCTGACATTGCGTCAGAGTGTGGAGGCCTTGCGCGACCGGGAGCGAGAGCTCTCGCAGATCGTGAACATGGTCCCAGTCCACATCAGACGGCTGACGCCCGAAGGCGAGCCGACCTTCTTCAACAAGCGCCTTGTGGATTTTTTTGGGCTTGATCTGCAACAGTTGAAGACGCCAGGCACAAGCCAGTTAGCGGCAAACATCGAGACTTTGGTCCACCCAGATGATGCGCCCGGTCTACTGCAGGCGGTGCGCCATGCTGTCGCAACAGGCGAGCCATACTCGATGAAGTATCGCATGCGCCGCTCGGATGGCGTCTATCGCTGGGTCGATGGCCGGGGGGAACCATTGCGAGACGAAGGCGGGAAGATCGTACAATGGTTTGCGATCTCGATCGACATCGATGACGAGGTACGGGCGCAGGAAGCGCTGCGACAGAGCGAACAAAAGCTCCAGCAGCTCATCGACGCGGTGCCTGCTCTAATTTGGGCGACAACGTCGGATGGAATGCCATCCTACATCAACAAACGGTTCAGAGATGTAACGGGGGCCAGTCTGGCGGATATTACGGCACCTGACGGGTCGCCATCGCTCAGTGTCATTCATCCGGAGGATGCCGACGCGGCCCGGCAGGCCATCCAGCATTCGTTCCGCACAGGCGATCCTTACATCCAAAGATATCGTCAGCGCCGAACCGACGGCACTTATCGCTGGACCGAGACGCGCGCAGAGCCGTTGCGGGACGATACCGGCACCATCCTGCAGTGGTACGGCGCCAGTGTCGATATCCACGATCTCGTGATCGCACAAGAGGCTTTGCAACAAAGCGAGCGCCGCTATCGCGACCTGTTTCACTATATGCCCATCGGGCTCGCCCAGGTGGATGCCGGAAAGCTGGTTCCGTTGTTCAAGGAGCTGCGGGCCGAGGCTATCACGGATCTCAAAGCCTATATCGACAAGCATCCCGAATTTCTGGCGCGCGCGCTCGAGGCTCTCGAAATCGAAGAAGCCAACCGTCACCTGACGGAAATGTTGGGAGCTAATGACCAGGAGGAGGTGCGGGGTCCTATCACTCGCTATTGGCAGCCAGGCCTCGCCACCATCCGCCGCGCCATAGAGTCGCGTTATCGCGGCGAGGAGGTCTTTCAAGAGGAAACCAAGGTGGCGCGAATGGACGGCAGCGTCATGCACGTCGTTTTCGCAACTGCCCGCCCCGGCGCCGTCGCCGACAAGAGCCTGGTCGGCTTCATTGACATCACCGAACGCAAGAAGGCCGAGGAGGCGTTGCGCAATCGGGAGCGGGAGCTCTCGCAGCTTGTGGACGCCCTGCCGGTCCACATCTGGAGCTGGACGCCTGCTGGCGAGCTGGCCTACGTCAACAAACGATCTTTGGAGGACCTCGGCCTTTCCAAGGCGAACTTCGAAGATACCGTTCGGGTGGCGCAAAAGCTGGTTCATCCCGAAGATGCCCCCCATGTGCTGCGAGCATCAGCCAATTCTCTTAAAACTGGCGAGGCCTTCATGATGCGGTATCGCCGGCGTTGGAAAGATGGCAACTACCGCTGGATAGAGGCACGCGCGCAGCCTCTGCGCGATCAAGATGGAGCGATCGTTCACTGGTATCAGGTGTCCATCGACATCGACGATCAGGTGCAGGCGGAAGAAGCGCTGAAGAGCAGCAAACGGCAATTGGAGCAGATGATCGACACCCTGCCGATCAACATCCTGAGCTTCGCTCCATCGCGCAGGATGACCTATGCGAGCAGACGATATCTGGACAATGTCGGTCCACCGACACCCGACATCGAGGACTTCGATTCGCTGGCGAGAGATTTGGCTCACCCTGAAGACTTTCCGATCATGTTTCAGAGAGCAAAGAATGGCTTCGCGACCGGCCAGCCTTTCATAAACCGGTTCCGCAGGCGCACCAAGGATGGAGCCTATCGGTGGATCGAAGCCCGCGCGCAGCCTCTGCTCGATGCCGATGGTGCGATCGTGCAATGGTACATAATCTCGATCGATATCGAAGATGAGATGCTTGCGCAGGAGGCGTTGCGAGAAAGAGAACGCTTTCTTTGGCAATTGGTGGAAACGTTGCCGGCAATGATCGATTGCGCCGCGCCGAACGGCGAGCCAGTCTATCGCAGCCAGCAACTCCGGGAGTTCCTTGGCTACGAACTGGAAGACTTGGACGGCACGAAGAAATCACGGCTGAACGGCACGCTCGATGCAGGGGTGCACCCAGAGGATCTTGCTGGGGTCAAGGAACAGTACGCCCGTTGCCTGTCGACCGGCGAGCCCTACGCGCGCAGGCACCGCTTGCGCCGGTTCGATGGCGAATATCGCTGGGTCGAGACGCGAGCCGCGCCGATGCGCGACAATGAAGGCGCAATCGTACAATGGAATGTGATCTGCCTGGATGTCGATGGCGAGGTCCGGATGCAGGAGGAGTTGCGCATGGCGCATGAAAGGCTGGCGCGCGCCAGCCAGGCTGCGAGCCTTGCCGAGCTTTCCGCGTCTATCGCACACGAGGTGAATCAGCCTCTGGCGGCAATCGTCGCCAATTCGCATGCATGCTACCGCTGGCTATCGGCTGATCCCGTCAATGTCGAGCGTGCTAAGATCACCACTGAGCGCGTCATCCGCGATGCCAATTCGGCGGCGGAAGTCGTCAGCCGCGTCCGGGCGCTGTTCAAGCAATCCGTGGAGAATAGGATCAGCCTGTCGCTCTCCGGTGTTATCACGGAAGCGTGCAACCTGGTGGCGGGCGAGGCTTTGCGCCGTCGCATCCGGATCGACATCGACGTGGAAGACAAGCTTCCGCCCATGGCGGTCGACCGCGTCCAGATCCAGCAGGTCCTGATCAATCTCATCCGCAATGGCATGGAGGCAATGGACGCCGTTGCGGGGGAAAAAACCATCGGCGTGCGCGCCCATCGCGCGGGCAGCGAGGTGCAGACCGAAATAGGTGACCGGGGAGACGGCATCGAGTTCCCGGATCAGATCTTCGAACCTTTCTTCACGACGAAAGAGAACGGAATGGGCATGGGTCTCGCTATCTGCCGTTCGATCGTCGAGGCGCATGGCGGGCGTTTATGGGCCGAGAAAAATGAACCGCGTGGCGCGCGGTTCATTTTCACCTTACCAACCGTGGGGAAAGCGGCGCCATGA
- a CDS encoding peroxidase-related enzyme (This protein belongs to a clade of uncharacterized proteins related to peroxidases such as the alkylhydroperoxidase AhpD.): protein MTRTTVLTPEKVPAASKETFDAFTRNIGFTPNMMAAFAQSPIAFNAWAALLGSLSKALDVRTRDSIGLAVSEVNGCNYCLTVHSFTAEHMAKQSADEIILARKGHANDPKRDAAVQFARKVIETRGQVGDADLQTVRDAGFTEANIIEIVALVAMYTLTNLFNNVFDPDKDFPAVAPAGAI, encoded by the coding sequence ATGACCAGAACGACCGTTCTGACGCCGGAAAAGGTGCCGGCTGCATCCAAAGAGACCTTCGATGCTTTCACGAGAAACATCGGCTTCACCCCAAACATGATGGCGGCCTTTGCGCAAAGCCCGATCGCCTTCAACGCATGGGCTGCCCTGCTCGGCTCACTCAGCAAGGCGCTTGACGTGAGGACACGAGACAGCATCGGCCTTGCTGTCTCCGAAGTGAATGGCTGCAACTATTGTCTCACGGTTCACAGCTTCACCGCCGAACATATGGCAAAGCAGTCAGCCGATGAGATCATTCTCGCTCGCAAGGGCCACGCGAATGACCCGAAGCGGGATGCGGCAGTGCAGTTCGCGCGCAAGGTGATCGAGACCCGAGGGCAAGTCGGCGATGCTGATCTGCAGACTGTTCGCGATGCCGGGTTCACCGAAGCGAACATCATCGAGATCGTCGCACTGGTGGCCATGTACACGCTGACGAACCTGTTCAACAACGTCTTCGATCCCGACAAAGACTTTCCCGCCGTTGCCCCGGCCGGCGCGATCTGA
- a CDS encoding NAD(P)H-dependent oxidoreductase: protein MNILHIDSSPRQQSDSRQLSAAIVKRLLEVAPGADIIRRDLGADPLPQTVALYAAALASPATLAAPPAGSLDLSKQLIREVEAADAVVIGTPMHNLTIPSVLKAWIDQILRVGRTMKSTPTGKVGMLRDRSVFVGVVSGGFFTGERANQPDFLTPYLSVALSSIGLKSQQFLPLQGTAFLGWEHAAEARDKTLAALDLTAVEERLTEIQHQPVMIANVGWMHADLPSLSERRHAHTEDTRLRTSAHQPSGAAGPST from the coding sequence ATGAACATTCTCCACATCGATAGCAGTCCGCGCCAACAATCAGATAGCCGTCAGCTTTCGGCGGCGATCGTTAAAAGGCTTCTTGAGGTTGCGCCTGGCGCGGACATCATCCGGCGTGATTTAGGCGCCGATCCCCTACCTCAAACCGTAGCCCTTTATGCCGCCGCACTGGCGTCGCCGGCTACTTTGGCCGCCCCGCCGGCAGGGTCGCTGGATCTTTCCAAACAGCTTATTCGGGAGGTCGAAGCGGCAGATGCGGTCGTCATCGGAACGCCGATGCACAATCTGACCATTCCCTCGGTCCTCAAGGCCTGGATTGACCAGATCCTGCGTGTCGGCCGTACAATGAAATCAACGCCGACCGGAAAAGTCGGAATGCTTCGCGACCGTTCGGTCTTTGTCGGCGTGGTATCCGGTGGATTCTTCACCGGCGAGCGCGCCAACCAACCGGATTTTCTGACGCCCTATCTGTCCGTCGCGCTCAGCTCCATCGGGCTGAAGAGCCAGCAGTTTCTGCCACTTCAAGGAACTGCCTTCCTTGGCTGGGAGCATGCGGCAGAGGCGAGAGACAAGACGCTTGCGGCTCTGGACCTCACCGCCGTTGAGGAGCGCCTGACCGAAATCCAGCATCAACCCGTAATGATCGCGAACGTCGGCTGGATGCATGCCGACCTCCCCTCGCTCAGCGAGCGTCGCCACGCGCACACTGAGGACACAAGGCTTCGAACGTCCGCACATCAACCATCCGGCGCAGCCGGACCATCAACATGA
- a CDS encoding DUF3788 domain-containing protein — MILSTSTLPKVGDRITGNSTPPDDGALCEWLGSDAYGQWIELRTWIDTSYPGVFAPDWLYGGKNRGWSLRFKKTKALTTLVPEYRRFSAIVVMGRAEREKFEERRYFWRPQLVRAYDDAKTYTDGKWLTLPVSSKDELHDVTELLAMKRPPLPH, encoded by the coding sequence ATGATTTTATCTACGTCTACGCTTCCCAAGGTCGGTGACAGGATCACCGGCAATTCGACACCACCCGATGACGGCGCCCTCTGCGAATGGTTGGGCTCGGATGCATATGGTCAATGGATCGAACTTCGGACCTGGATCGACACGTCCTACCCCGGAGTGTTCGCACCGGACTGGCTTTACGGCGGAAAGAATCGCGGTTGGTCCCTGCGCTTCAAGAAGACCAAGGCGCTTACCACGTTGGTGCCGGAATACCGGCGGTTCTCTGCCATCGTCGTGATGGGCAGAGCCGAACGTGAGAAGTTCGAGGAACGGCGTTATTTTTGGCGGCCGCAATTGGTCAGAGCCTACGATGACGCAAAGACCTATACCGACGGGAAATGGCTGACACTTCCAGTTTCGTCCAAAGATGAGCTGCATGACGTGACAGAGCTTTTGGCGATGAAGCGTCCGCCACTCCCACACTGA
- a CDS encoding response regulator has product MTPDDYVVFIVDDDERIREALGELLETHGMRAIAFGSAGDYVDADKPDLPACLILDVELPDINGLELQRQIAEGDHPPIVFITGHGDIPSSVRAIKHGAVDFLTKPFSDADLMAAVHTAIFEDRRKRSERAELSLLKQRYLELTPRERDVLPLVVSGLLNKQAASQLGISEVTLQIHRRNVMQKMAAASLADLVRIAERLGIPITHSRRAGGN; this is encoded by the coding sequence ATGACACCGGATGACTATGTTGTTTTCATCGTCGACGATGACGAGCGCATCAGGGAGGCGCTCGGCGAGCTCCTGGAGACTCACGGCATGCGCGCCATCGCCTTCGGTTCGGCGGGGGACTATGTCGACGCCGACAAGCCGGATCTGCCAGCCTGCCTGATACTCGACGTCGAACTGCCCGATATCAACGGCCTCGAACTGCAGCGGCAAATCGCCGAGGGCGATCATCCGCCGATCGTCTTCATCACCGGCCATGGCGACATCCCTTCCTCTGTGCGGGCGATCAAGCACGGCGCGGTGGATTTTCTCACCAAACCGTTCAGCGACGCGGACCTCATGGCCGCGGTTCACACCGCAATTTTCGAGGATAGGCGAAAGCGATCGGAACGGGCTGAACTAAGCCTTCTGAAGCAGCGTTATCTCGAATTGACGCCACGCGAACGCGATGTGCTGCCGCTCGTGGTCAGCGGCCTGCTCAACAAGCAGGCGGCATCGCAACTCGGAATCAGCGAAGTGACACTGCAAATCCATCGGAGGAATGTAATGCAGAAAATGGCGGCGGCATCGCTCGCCGACCTCGTGCGCATAGCGGAGCGATTGGGAATACCGATCACCCATTCGCGTCGTGCGGGAGGAAATTGA
- a CDS encoding nitroreductase family protein, producing the protein MNYISNTACETAPTNAVIEIILSRSAAKYYDTTATLSHDQIRDLVRIGTSAPTSFHLQNWRFIAVRTPEAKARLHPIAWKQPAIIDAAVTFIIVGQLADASTVPERLAPVVEAGIMPAHLVPEWEAPARSLYDNQPQRQRDEAVRSATFGTAAIIYAARSLGLGSTPMIGFDAEAVHREFGLAEDEIPVMLLTVGPERSGNWPQKPRLPVADVLSFA; encoded by the coding sequence ATGAACTACATCAGCAACACAGCCTGCGAAACTGCGCCGACGAATGCGGTCATCGAAATCATCCTCAGCCGCAGCGCCGCCAAATATTACGACACCACCGCCACACTGAGCCACGATCAGATCCGGGATCTGGTGCGCATCGGCACGTCGGCGCCGACGTCATTCCACCTGCAGAACTGGCGGTTTATCGCGGTGCGCACGCCTGAAGCCAAGGCCCGGCTCCATCCGATCGCCTGGAAGCAGCCCGCGATCATCGACGCCGCGGTGACTTTTATCATCGTGGGCCAATTGGCCGATGCCAGCACCGTTCCCGAGCGTCTAGCGCCGGTCGTGGAAGCCGGCATCATGCCCGCCCACCTGGTGCCGGAATGGGAAGCACCCGCTCGCAGCCTCTATGACAATCAGCCGCAACGGCAGCGTGACGAGGCGGTGCGTTCTGCGACCTTTGGTACCGCCGCAATCATCTATGCGGCGCGCTCGCTTGGCCTCGGGTCGACGCCGATGATCGGCTTCGACGCGGAAGCCGTGCATCGCGAGTTCGGCCTCGCCGAAGATGAAATCCCGGTGATGCTCTTGACCGTCGGACCCGAGCGGTCTGGCAACTGGCCGCAGAAGCCACGCCTGCCCGTGGCCGACGTCCTGTCCTTCGCATAA
- a CDS encoding AraC family transcriptional regulator encodes MSELDWLSQLLQIITVTGQLEVRCAYGAPWRISWNRAAANEIPYHVIVRGRAIFEDPEARTRRELTSGDIVLLPHGAAHVLHDGSGQTPVPTQQRQSAAGWTLSENDSNDEQLDLLCGRFFIAPPHDRLIRNYLPLDLVARTMDGPGEEGVVSATGQLSSLVGLMRMEAAGDRPGGRAVLNALSSALFTLVLRAASESAQAPEGLLALAGHPRLAPAISAMLADPAKPWKLPDLAGLCGMSRATFMRHFQDRLGCSALDLLTDLRISLAANELKKPAISTEAIAETVGYQSVSAFRRVFAEKMGMTPGEWRRLAQTGAKRAI; translated from the coding sequence ATGTCTGAACTCGATTGGCTGAGCCAGCTACTGCAAATCATCACGGTTACCGGCCAGCTCGAGGTACGCTGTGCCTACGGCGCTCCGTGGCGCATTAGCTGGAACCGGGCTGCGGCGAACGAAATTCCCTATCACGTCATCGTCAGGGGCCGGGCGATCTTTGAGGATCCGGAGGCAAGGACCCGGCGAGAATTGACGAGCGGCGATATCGTGCTGCTGCCACATGGTGCGGCCCATGTATTGCACGACGGCAGCGGGCAGACGCCAGTCCCTACTCAGCAACGGCAGAGTGCTGCCGGCTGGACGCTGAGCGAGAACGACAGCAACGACGAGCAACTCGACCTGTTGTGTGGCCGGTTCTTCATCGCCCCACCTCATGATCGGCTGATCCGCAACTACCTGCCCCTCGATCTGGTTGCACGGACCATGGATGGCCCCGGAGAAGAGGGGGTCGTGTCCGCAACTGGCCAACTCTCCAGTCTGGTGGGACTGATGCGCATGGAAGCGGCCGGCGACCGACCGGGAGGACGCGCCGTTCTCAATGCACTATCTTCGGCTCTTTTTACGCTGGTGTTGCGCGCAGCCAGCGAGTCCGCACAGGCTCCCGAGGGTTTGTTGGCGTTGGCCGGCCACCCGCGATTGGCGCCGGCAATCAGCGCCATGCTCGCTGATCCGGCCAAGCCTTGGAAACTGCCTGATTTGGCGGGCCTGTGTGGCATGTCCCGGGCCACGTTCATGCGACACTTCCAGGACAGGCTCGGTTGCTCGGCGCTAGACCTGTTGACTGATCTGCGCATTAGTCTGGCTGCGAACGAGCTCAAGAAGCCGGCGATCAGTACCGAGGCAATCGCCGAAACGGTCGGCTATCAATCCGTTTCGGCATTCCGGCGTGTGTTCGCCGAGAAGATGGGGATGACGCCAGGGGAGTGGCGCAGGCTGGCGCAGACCGGCGCGAAAAGAGCGATCTAG